A part of Astyanax mexicanus isolate ESR-SI-001 chromosome 2, AstMex3_surface, whole genome shotgun sequence genomic DNA contains:
- the phrf1 gene encoding PHD and RING finger domain-containing protein 1 isoform X1 → MDDEDSQDELINRNASHGKGKRPATSLFSDEEGNSEDGEDSQEGETESEDDEDGASEDGEEEDGEEEGEEESEHEDAENELEGAIGGTSANLAELSSDEDAEKCPICLNSFHEQPVATPESCEHYFCLDCILEWAKNANSCPVDRIVFSNILLRKCHGGKVQKTIMVKKTAKATEEEQVDVDLEQTSCEVCGGSDREDRLLLCDGCDAGYHMECLTPPLDAVPVEEWFCPGCAPNSRSERSSEDESNVLPTTSRSQPSNSRPIRAIARTQHSERVRHNVNRHRITQARTAAQLAPRYLMQSTWLDETINAVVAGLNTAVYVRDLTPRPRSTRRCKTVRRRKTKKDGKAAEGKKSSTGVRRRKRRVKRRKSRKKLVVKKTATTRGRIARSLGIKKPVRSSSIPSVYRPSEQTLGTMRADIGAASLSIYGDPFDLDPFDDQNEEVQQTPTPASLLEAKRRGLSRSAMRSHHPVARPISAGLPSRRGHSIPHIEEVAEAAPVPDLLGSILSGQSMLLMDSSDIVINRDGSLKAAKPVTMSLPRSISSGSTSEESGITSTGASPIQSIRQTPPASSSSTPLRRPSVHSPSPLTPVSPSQPTLRTPVPVPGHPRLHTPLPHRPGPSHTVGTDHSLQGTCGIRGQPPTRVPNGSSDSRHRERGDAPQQIPAKKPPPKPVWVDVSVLPRIPKIKRENSSEAQSSRGSNSNNLPESSMTSLAGDKGRQHTVDQQRAGSSRQSRTADSHRQRLDRPGPSSSFSNSFSTSSSSSSVTSNMRSSSSSSSSSAISFRINASGNPWHARRLSAPEPSGVKDEESAKRTQKDKQMLLLSHSQTKKASVKSEVYDPFNPTGSDSSESETENDSSEMDSQSNASMPSSMGQNESVKLQIKTEPMDFDVEESSGMGIQVKKEPTSFKEDPWPKPLQRFATGHRQMQSEGLAAVMAYSGSPAISDTECSATPESPFTKSMDRSRSSSTSSQHSDEKVKIEIKAEPEDEPSPVKATSEPEVPKGNGLCDEEPSVASSSAVIHKRKEERIASPCFQPKEESVQAESASQSSPSKDMESSPEENEHSWSEEKKRSSSRSPGCRQSRSRSKEKMRSRSRSKERRRSRSRSKEKRHSRSRSKERRRSRSRSKEKRSSRSKSKEKRHSHSRSKEKRRSRSRSIEKRRSRSRSKDRRRSRSRSKDRRRSRSRSPVRRRSRSRSKERQSRDKRRSRSRSKEKRRSRSRSRDKRSSRSRSKERKLSQDKRRSARSSSDESSRKKKAKRSSRERYDGKGKDGNKRSKEKRRSRSRTRSRSIERRREQPSSHRSSTASKDGGDVRSKRRRSRSSSREQRRRVDASSSERKSEVLHQKERSRNKSLVSTATEAKETVYSLKKNVVALKKETESGEEQCETGISVASIKKENEPSSLGCSASIDLTDANTKETSSVVMTNERQPAKPKEIKLENTCTLSEAEEAKLQKDIKVETEQSNTLFEELLKPDEIKKEELTTSGVPKTSQELNDICIMKASTPSNQTSHLLHQEDKSTHDIIEPPKQVKIEQIWPDEDDDSGGGGFDDDDDDDDDDNNDPCSDSALVINLSTPDPTPVECDKEPDGELTSLPVVEKEEMEVVPIQTPCPVKQEPVDSSDEDINVDYLIDNLDFIKKELKEEDSVTDPPGSAEPPTLMKEVSGGAKQEIEPALVIGGTKAKSQGKRVTWNIQEPEGPPPEKMSKLALFKLKLKQEGSRKAASTASTQSSSQEAASVQMGPKPAATSLNTLLEEGRSDLSQGGSKSSKEEVLPDTDQKDKYMKKLHMQERAVEEVKLAIKPFYQKRDITKEEYKEILRKAVQKVCHSKSGEINPVKVANLVKAYVDKYKHARKHRKGESLGQGQNTEGPRDSETTG, encoded by the exons ATGGATGACGAGGACAGCCAGGATGAGCTGATCAATAGGAACGCTTCTCATGGAAAAGGAAAAAGACCTGCCACATCTCTTTTCTCTGATGAAG AGGGAAATTCAGAAGATGGAGAAGACTCACAGGAAGGTGAAACAGAGAGTGAGGATGACGAAGACGGTGCCTCTGAAGATGGAGAAGAAGAAGATGGTGAAGAAGAGGGTGAGGAGGAGAGTGAAC ATGAGGACGCTGAAAATGAACTTGAGGGGGCGATAGGGGGTACATCTGCCAACCTTGCTGAGCTAAGTTCTGATGAAGATGCAGAGAAATGCCCAATCTGTCTCAACTCTTTCCATGAGCAGCCAGTAGCCACTCCTGAGAGCTGTGAACACTACTTCTGTCTAGACTGCATTCTGGAATGGGCCAAG AATGCTAACTCCTGTCCTGTGGACCGAATAGTCTTCAGCAATATTCTACTCCGAAAATGCCATGGAGGCAAAGTCCAGAAAACG ATTATGGTTAAAAAGACGGCAAAGGCTACTGAGGAGGAGCAGGTGGATGTGGATTTAGAGCAGACCAGCTGTGAGGTGTGTGGTGGATCAGATCGAGAAGACCGTCTGCTGCTGTGTGATGGATGTGATGCAGG GTACCACATGGAATGTTTAACACCCCCCTTGGATGCTGTACCTGTGGAGGAATGGTTTTGCCCAGGATGTGCACCAAACTCAA GAAGTGAGAGGTCAAGTGAGGATGAGAGCAATGTTCTTCCCACCACCAGCCGCTCTCAGCCAAGCAACTCCAGGCCCATCAGAGCCATCGCACGCACCCAGCACAGCGAGAGGGTCCGCCATAACGTCAACAGACACCGCATCACACAGGCACGCACTGCTGCACAG TTGGCTCCCCGGTACCTGATGCAGTCCACCTGGCTAGATGAGACCATTAACGCTGTGGTGGCTGGACTCAACACAGCTGTGTACGTGCGGGACCTGACTCCTCGCCCGCGATCCACAAGGAGATGCAAGACAG ttagaagaagaaaaactaaaaaagatGGGAAGGCTGCTGAGGGCAAAAAATCAAGCACAGGGGTGAGGAGACGAAAACGTCGAGTAAAAAGGAGGAAATCAAGAAAGAAGTTG GTTGTAAAGAAAACCGCCACCACTCGAGGCCGAATTGCACGCAGTCTGGGCATTAAGAAGCCTGTCCGCAGCTCTTCCATCCCCTCAGTTTACCGTCCGTCTGAGCAAACACTAGGCACCATGAGAGCTGACATTGGGGCAGCCTCCCTTTCTATTTATGGAGACCCTTTTGACCTTGACCCCTTTGATGATCA gaatgAGGAGGTGCAGCAGACACCAACTCCAGCCTCGTTGTTGGAGGCTAAGCGCAGAGGTTTGTCTCGCTCTGCCATGCGTTCACACCATCCTGTAGCGAGACCCATATCTGCAGGCTTACCAAG CAGGCGTGGACACAGTATCCCTCATATAGAGGAGGTGGCTGAGGCCGCTCCAGTGCCAGACCTTCTGGGTAGTATCCTCAGCGGCCAGAGCATGCTGCTAATGGACAGTTCTGATATTGTCATCAACAGAGATGGCTCTCTTAAGGCCGCCAAACCTG tgaccATGTCTTTGCCAAGAAGCATTTCAAGTGGTTCTACTTCAGAAGAGTCCGGCATCACATCTACAGGAGCAAGTCCTATTCAGTCAATCAGACAGACTCCCCCTGCTTCCTCCTCATCCACCCCCTTAAGAAGACCTTCAGTACACAGTCCTTCTCCACTGACACCTGTGTCGCCCTCTCAACCCACATTACGCACACCTGTGCCTGTTCCTGGGCACCCACGTCTGCATACGCCACTGCCCCACAGGCCGGGGCCCTCACACACTGTTGGAACCGATCACAGTCTGCAGGGTACCTGTGGGATCAGAGGCCAACCCCCAACACGTGTTCCAAATGGATCTTCTGACTCTCGCCACAGGGAGAGGGGAGATGCACCTCAACAGATCCCTGCAAAAAAGCCTCCACCCAAGCCAGTATGGGTAGATGTGTCTGTTTTACCAAGAATACCAAAGATTAAAAGGGAAAACAGTTCTGAAGCACAAAGCAGCAGAGGGAGTAATAGCAATAACTTACCAGAGTCTTCTATGACAAGTTTAGCAGGTGACAAAGGCCGGCAACATACCGTTGACCAGCAGAGGGCAGGTTCGAGTCGACAGAGTAGGACAGCAGACAGCCATAGACAGAGACTAGACAGACCCGGACCTTCATCCTCTTTTTCTAATTCTTTTTCCACTTCCTCATCATCGAGCAGTGTGACGTCAAATATGCGAtcttcatcgtcatcatcatcatcatctgctaTTAGTTTTCGCATTAATGCTAGTGGGAATCCGTGGCATGCCCGGCGTCTTTCTGCACCTGAGCCAAGTGGTGTAAAAGATGAAGAATCTGCAAAAAGAACACAGAAAGACAAGCAGATGTTGCTCTTGTCCCATTCCCAAACTAAAAAGGCATCAGTGAAGAGTGAGGTCTATGATCCTTTCAATCCTACAGGATCTGATTCGTCAGAGAGTGAAACTGAGAATGATTCCTCTGAGATGGATTCCCAAAGTAATGCTTCCATGCCATCAAGCATGGGACAAAATGAAAGTGTAAAACTGCAGATTAAAACAGAACCCATGGACTTTGATGTGGAAGAAAGCTCTGGAATGGGTATCCAAGTTAAAAAGGAGCCTACTTCATTCAAGGAAGACCCCTGGCCAAAGCCTTTACAACGTTTTGCTACTGGACATAGACAAATGCAGTCTGAGGGTCTTGCCGCTGTTATGGCATATAGTGGAAGCCCTGCAATCTCTGATACTGAGTGTAGTGCAACTCCTGAAAGCCCATTTACCAAATCTATGGATCGGTCCAGGTCAAGCTCAACCTCTAGTCAACACAGTGATGAAAAGGTCAAAATAGAGATAAAAGCTGAACCAGAAGATGAGCCATCACCTGTGAAGGCCACTTCTGAGCCAGAAGTCCCCAAAGGGAATGGTCTTTGTGATGAAGAACCATCAGTGGCAAGCAGCTCTGCTGTAATAcacaaaagaaaggaagaaagaatagCATCACCATGCTTCCAGCCTAAGGAGGAGAGCGTACAGGCAGAGTCTGCTTCCCAGAGCTCTCCTTCCAAGGACATGGAAAGCTCTCCTGAAGAGAATGAACACTCATGGTCAGAAGAAAAAAAGCGATCAAGCTCTAGATCTCCAGGCTGTAGACAGTCTCGCTCAAGATCTAAAGAGAAAATGCGTTCTCGGTCAAGGTCTAAAGAAAGAAGGCGTTCTCGCTCAAGATCTAAGGAGAAAAGACATTCTCGTTCTAGATCTAAAGAAAGAAGGCGTTCTCGCTCAAGATCGAAAGAAAAAAGAAGCTCCCGTTCGAAATCTAAAGAGAAAAGACATTCTCACTCAAGGTCTAAAGAAAAAAGACGTTCTCGCTCGAGATCTATAGAAAAAAGACGTTCTCGCTCGAGATCTAAAGACAGAAGACGTTCTCGCTCGAGATCTAAAGACAGAAGGCGCTCACGATCTAGATCTCCAGTCCGCAGGCGGTCTCGCTCAAGGTCTAAAGAAAGACAATCTAGAGACAAAAGGCGCTCTCGTTCGAGGTCTAAAGAAAAAAGACGGTCTCGTTCAAGATCTAGAGACAAAAGAAGCTCTCGCTCTAGATCTAAAGAAAGAAAACTGTCTCAAGACAAGCGGCGCTCTGCTCGCTCCAGCAGCGATGAGAGCTCTCGGAAGAAAAAAGCAAAGCGCAGCAGCCGTGAACGTTACGACGGCAAAGGGAAAGATGGAAACAAGAGATCCAAGGAAAAAAGGCGCTCTCGCTCCAGAACTAGATCAAGGTCCATCGAGAGGAGGAGAGAGCAACCATCATCACACAGGTCATCTACAGCATCAAAGGATGGAGGTGATGTGAGGTCCAAAAGGAGAAGGTCTAGATCAAGCTCCAGAGAGCAGAGGCGAAGAGTGGATGCGTCTTCttcagaaagaaagagtgaggtcCTTCATCAGAAAGAAAGAAGCCGCAACAAATCATTAGTGTCCACTGCAACTGAGGCAAAAGAGACAGTTTACAGTTTGAAGAAAAATGTAGTGGCACTGAAGAAGGAAACAGAGTCTGGAGAAGAGCAGTGTGAGACTGGAATTTCTGTTGCGTCCATTAAAAAGGAGAATGAACCCAGCAGTCTTGGCTGTTCAGCATCAATTGATCTAACCGATGCAAACACCAAGGAGACTTCTTCAGTTGTTATGACAAACGAACGACAGCCAGCCAAACCCAAAGAAATCAAACTAGAAAACACCTGCACACTTAGTGAGGCTGAAGAGGCCAAACTGCAAAAAGATATAAAAGTAGAGACTGAACAAAGCAATACATTGTTTGAAGAATTACTGAAGCCAGATGAAATTAAAAAAGAAGAACTCACTACCTCAGGTGTCCCCAAAACATCCCAAGAATTGAATGACATTTGTATTATGAAAGCATCTACACCCAGTAACCAGACCAGTCACTTATTACATCAGGAAGACAAAAGTACGCATGACATTATAGAACCCCCAAAACAAGTCAAAATAGAGCAGATTTGgcctgatgaagatgatgatagtggtggtggtggttttgatgatgatgatgatgatgatgatgatgataataatgaccCCTGCAGTGATAGTGCTCTCGTCATTAATTTGTCCACACCTGACCCTACTCCTGTGGAATGTGATAAAGAGCCTGATGGTGAACTGACAAGCCTGCCTGTGGTGGAAAAGGAAGAGATGGAGGTAGTACCCATCCAGACACCATGCCCTGTGAAGCAAGAACCTGTGGACTCGTCAGATGAAGATATCAATGTGGACTACTTAATTGACAACTTGGACTTCATTAAAAAGGAGTTAAAGGAGGAGGATTCTGTCACTGATCCTCCAGGTTCTGCAGAGCCTCCTACTCTCATGAAGGAGGTCTCAGGAGGGGCAAAGCAGGAGATAGAGCCAGCTTTAGTAATCGGAGGTACTAAGGCCAAATCGCAGGGAAAACGAGTTACCTGGAACATACAAGAACCTGAGGGTCCTCCACCAGAAAAAATGAGCA AACTTGCGCTTTTCAAGCTGAAACTGAAGCAGGAAGGATCCCGCAAGGCTGCTTCCACCGCTTCCACACAGAGCTCTAGTCAG GAGGCAGCCTCTGTCCAGATGGGCCCTAAACCAGCAGCAACCAGTCTTAACACTCTGTTGGAAGAGGGGCGTTCAGACCTCAGCCAGGGAGGATCCAAATCCTCAAAGGAAGAGGTTCTTCCAGATACCGATCAGAAAGACAAG taCATGAAGAAGCTTCACATGCAGGAGCGAGCTGTAGAAGAGGTGAAACTCGCCATCAAACCTTTTTATCAGAAAAGAGACATAACAAAGGAGGAGTATAAAGAGATCTTGCGAAAGGCTGTTCAGAAG GTGTGTCACAGTAAGAGTGGTGAGATTAACCCAGTCAAAGTAGCCAACCTTGTCAAAGCGTACGTGGATAAGTATAAACACGCCCGGAAGCATCGTAAAGGCGAAAGCTTGGGACAGGGCCAAAATACTGAAGGCCCAAGAGACTCTGAAACAACGGGGTGA
- the phrf1 gene encoding PHD and RING finger domain-containing protein 1 isoform X4 yields MDDEDSQDELINRNASHGKGKRPATSLFSDEEGNSEDGEDSQEGETESEDDEDGASEDGEEEDGEEEGEEESEHEDAENELEGAIGGTSANLAELSSDEDAEKCPICLNSFHEQPVATPESCEHYFCLDCILEWAKNANSCPVDRIVFSNILLRKCHGGKVQKTIMVKKTAKATEEEQVDVDLEQTSCEVCGGSDREDRLLLCDGCDAGYHMECLTPPLDAVPVEEWFCPGCAPNSRSERSSEDESNVLPTTSRSQPSNSRPIRAIARTQHSERVRHNVNRHRITQARTAAQLAPRYLMQSTWLDETINAVVAGLNTAVYVRDLTPRPRSTRRCKTVRRRKTKKDGKAAEGKKSSTGVRRRKRRVKRRKSRKKLVVKKTATTRGRIARSLGIKKPVRSSSIPSVYRPSEQTLGTMRADIGAASLSIYGDPFDLDPFDDQNEEVQQTPTPASLLEAKRRGLSRSAMRSHHPVARPISAGLPSRRGHSIPHIEEVAEAAPVPDLLGSILSGQSMLLMDSSDIVINRDGSLKAAKPVTMSLPRSISSGSTSEESGITSTGASPIQSIRQTPPASSSSTPLRRPSVHSPSPLTPVSPSQPTLRTPVPVPGHPRLHTPLPHRPGPSHTVGTDHSLQGTCGIRGQPPTRVPNGSSDSRHRERGDAPQQIPAKKPPPKPVWVDVSVLPRIPKIKRENSSEAQSSRGSNSNNLPESSMTSLAGDKGRQHTVDQQRAGSSRQSRTADSHRQRLDRPGPSSSFSNSFSTSSSSSSVTSNMRSSSSSSSSSAISFRINASGNPWHARRLSAPEPSGVKDEESAKRTQKDKQMLLLSHSQTKKASVKSEVYDPFNPTGSDSSESETENDSSEMDSQSNASMPSSMGQNESVKLQIKTEPMDFDVEESSGMGIQVKKEPTSFKEDPWPKPLQRFATGHRQMQSEGLAAVMAYSGSPAISDTECSATPESPFTKSMDRSRSSSTSSQHSDEKVKIEIKAEPEDEPSPVKATSEPEVPKGNGLCDEEPSVASSSAVIHKRKEERIASPCFQPKEESVQAESASQSSPSKDMESSPEENEHSWSEEKKRSSSRSPGCRQSRSRSKEKMRSRSRSKERRRSRSRSKEKRHSRSRSKERRRSRSRSKEKRSSRSKSKEKRHSHSRSKEKRRSRSRSIEKRRSRSRSKDRRRSRSRSKDRRRSRSRSPVRRRSRSRSKERQSRDKRRSRSRSKEKRRSRSRSRDKRSSRSRSKERKLSQDKRRSARSSSDESSRKKKAKRSSRERYDGKGKDGNKRSKEKRRSRSRTRSRSIERRREQPSSHRSSTASKDGGDVRSKRRRSRSSSREQRRRVDASSSERKSEVLHQKERSRNKSLVSTATEAKETVYSLKKNVVALKKETESGEEQCETGISVASIKKENEPSSLGCSASIDLTDANTKETSSVVMTNERQPAKPKEIKLENTCTLSEAEEAKLQKDIKVETEQSNTLFEELLKPDEIKKEELTTSGVPKTSQELNDICIMKASTPSNQTSHLLHQEDKSTHDIIEPPKQVKIEQIWPDEDDDSGGGGFDDDDDDDDDDNNDPCSDSALVINLSTPDPTPVECDKEPDGELTSLPVVEKEEMEVVPIQTPCPVKQEPVDSSDEDINVDYLIDNLDFIKKELKEEDSVTDPPGSAEPPTLMKEVSGGAKQEIEPALVIGGTKAKSQGKRVTWNIQEPEGPPPEKMSKLALFKLKLKQEGSRKAASTASTQSSSQYMKKLHMQERAVEEVKLAIKPFYQKRDITKEEYKEILRKAVQKVCHSKSGEINPVKVANLVKAYVDKYKHARKHRKGESLGQGQNTEGPRDSETTG; encoded by the exons ATGGATGACGAGGACAGCCAGGATGAGCTGATCAATAGGAACGCTTCTCATGGAAAAGGAAAAAGACCTGCCACATCTCTTTTCTCTGATGAAG AGGGAAATTCAGAAGATGGAGAAGACTCACAGGAAGGTGAAACAGAGAGTGAGGATGACGAAGACGGTGCCTCTGAAGATGGAGAAGAAGAAGATGGTGAAGAAGAGGGTGAGGAGGAGAGTGAAC ATGAGGACGCTGAAAATGAACTTGAGGGGGCGATAGGGGGTACATCTGCCAACCTTGCTGAGCTAAGTTCTGATGAAGATGCAGAGAAATGCCCAATCTGTCTCAACTCTTTCCATGAGCAGCCAGTAGCCACTCCTGAGAGCTGTGAACACTACTTCTGTCTAGACTGCATTCTGGAATGGGCCAAG AATGCTAACTCCTGTCCTGTGGACCGAATAGTCTTCAGCAATATTCTACTCCGAAAATGCCATGGAGGCAAAGTCCAGAAAACG ATTATGGTTAAAAAGACGGCAAAGGCTACTGAGGAGGAGCAGGTGGATGTGGATTTAGAGCAGACCAGCTGTGAGGTGTGTGGTGGATCAGATCGAGAAGACCGTCTGCTGCTGTGTGATGGATGTGATGCAGG GTACCACATGGAATGTTTAACACCCCCCTTGGATGCTGTACCTGTGGAGGAATGGTTTTGCCCAGGATGTGCACCAAACTCAA GAAGTGAGAGGTCAAGTGAGGATGAGAGCAATGTTCTTCCCACCACCAGCCGCTCTCAGCCAAGCAACTCCAGGCCCATCAGAGCCATCGCACGCACCCAGCACAGCGAGAGGGTCCGCCATAACGTCAACAGACACCGCATCACACAGGCACGCACTGCTGCACAG TTGGCTCCCCGGTACCTGATGCAGTCCACCTGGCTAGATGAGACCATTAACGCTGTGGTGGCTGGACTCAACACAGCTGTGTACGTGCGGGACCTGACTCCTCGCCCGCGATCCACAAGGAGATGCAAGACAG ttagaagaagaaaaactaaaaaagatGGGAAGGCTGCTGAGGGCAAAAAATCAAGCACAGGGGTGAGGAGACGAAAACGTCGAGTAAAAAGGAGGAAATCAAGAAAGAAGTTG GTTGTAAAGAAAACCGCCACCACTCGAGGCCGAATTGCACGCAGTCTGGGCATTAAGAAGCCTGTCCGCAGCTCTTCCATCCCCTCAGTTTACCGTCCGTCTGAGCAAACACTAGGCACCATGAGAGCTGACATTGGGGCAGCCTCCCTTTCTATTTATGGAGACCCTTTTGACCTTGACCCCTTTGATGATCA gaatgAGGAGGTGCAGCAGACACCAACTCCAGCCTCGTTGTTGGAGGCTAAGCGCAGAGGTTTGTCTCGCTCTGCCATGCGTTCACACCATCCTGTAGCGAGACCCATATCTGCAGGCTTACCAAG CAGGCGTGGACACAGTATCCCTCATATAGAGGAGGTGGCTGAGGCCGCTCCAGTGCCAGACCTTCTGGGTAGTATCCTCAGCGGCCAGAGCATGCTGCTAATGGACAGTTCTGATATTGTCATCAACAGAGATGGCTCTCTTAAGGCCGCCAAACCTG tgaccATGTCTTTGCCAAGAAGCATTTCAAGTGGTTCTACTTCAGAAGAGTCCGGCATCACATCTACAGGAGCAAGTCCTATTCAGTCAATCAGACAGACTCCCCCTGCTTCCTCCTCATCCACCCCCTTAAGAAGACCTTCAGTACACAGTCCTTCTCCACTGACACCTGTGTCGCCCTCTCAACCCACATTACGCACACCTGTGCCTGTTCCTGGGCACCCACGTCTGCATACGCCACTGCCCCACAGGCCGGGGCCCTCACACACTGTTGGAACCGATCACAGTCTGCAGGGTACCTGTGGGATCAGAGGCCAACCCCCAACACGTGTTCCAAATGGATCTTCTGACTCTCGCCACAGGGAGAGGGGAGATGCACCTCAACAGATCCCTGCAAAAAAGCCTCCACCCAAGCCAGTATGGGTAGATGTGTCTGTTTTACCAAGAATACCAAAGATTAAAAGGGAAAACAGTTCTGAAGCACAAAGCAGCAGAGGGAGTAATAGCAATAACTTACCAGAGTCTTCTATGACAAGTTTAGCAGGTGACAAAGGCCGGCAACATACCGTTGACCAGCAGAGGGCAGGTTCGAGTCGACAGAGTAGGACAGCAGACAGCCATAGACAGAGACTAGACAGACCCGGACCTTCATCCTCTTTTTCTAATTCTTTTTCCACTTCCTCATCATCGAGCAGTGTGACGTCAAATATGCGAtcttcatcgtcatcatcatcatcatctgctaTTAGTTTTCGCATTAATGCTAGTGGGAATCCGTGGCATGCCCGGCGTCTTTCTGCACCTGAGCCAAGTGGTGTAAAAGATGAAGAATCTGCAAAAAGAACACAGAAAGACAAGCAGATGTTGCTCTTGTCCCATTCCCAAACTAAAAAGGCATCAGTGAAGAGTGAGGTCTATGATCCTTTCAATCCTACAGGATCTGATTCGTCAGAGAGTGAAACTGAGAATGATTCCTCTGAGATGGATTCCCAAAGTAATGCTTCCATGCCATCAAGCATGGGACAAAATGAAAGTGTAAAACTGCAGATTAAAACAGAACCCATGGACTTTGATGTGGAAGAAAGCTCTGGAATGGGTATCCAAGTTAAAAAGGAGCCTACTTCATTCAAGGAAGACCCCTGGCCAAAGCCTTTACAACGTTTTGCTACTGGACATAGACAAATGCAGTCTGAGGGTCTTGCCGCTGTTATGGCATATAGTGGAAGCCCTGCAATCTCTGATACTGAGTGTAGTGCAACTCCTGAAAGCCCATTTACCAAATCTATGGATCGGTCCAGGTCAAGCTCAACCTCTAGTCAACACAGTGATGAAAAGGTCAAAATAGAGATAAAAGCTGAACCAGAAGATGAGCCATCACCTGTGAAGGCCACTTCTGAGCCAGAAGTCCCCAAAGGGAATGGTCTTTGTGATGAAGAACCATCAGTGGCAAGCAGCTCTGCTGTAATAcacaaaagaaaggaagaaagaatagCATCACCATGCTTCCAGCCTAAGGAGGAGAGCGTACAGGCAGAGTCTGCTTCCCAGAGCTCTCCTTCCAAGGACATGGAAAGCTCTCCTGAAGAGAATGAACACTCATGGTCAGAAGAAAAAAAGCGATCAAGCTCTAGATCTCCAGGCTGTAGACAGTCTCGCTCAAGATCTAAAGAGAAAATGCGTTCTCGGTCAAGGTCTAAAGAAAGAAGGCGTTCTCGCTCAAGATCTAAGGAGAAAAGACATTCTCGTTCTAGATCTAAAGAAAGAAGGCGTTCTCGCTCAAGATCGAAAGAAAAAAGAAGCTCCCGTTCGAAATCTAAAGAGAAAAGACATTCTCACTCAAGGTCTAAAGAAAAAAGACGTTCTCGCTCGAGATCTATAGAAAAAAGACGTTCTCGCTCGAGATCTAAAGACAGAAGACGTTCTCGCTCGAGATCTAAAGACAGAAGGCGCTCACGATCTAGATCTCCAGTCCGCAGGCGGTCTCGCTCAAGGTCTAAAGAAAGACAATCTAGAGACAAAAGGCGCTCTCGTTCGAGGTCTAAAGAAAAAAGACGGTCTCGTTCAAGATCTAGAGACAAAAGAAGCTCTCGCTCTAGATCTAAAGAAAGAAAACTGTCTCAAGACAAGCGGCGCTCTGCTCGCTCCAGCAGCGATGAGAGCTCTCGGAAGAAAAAAGCAAAGCGCAGCAGCCGTGAACGTTACGACGGCAAAGGGAAAGATGGAAACAAGAGATCCAAGGAAAAAAGGCGCTCTCGCTCCAGAACTAGATCAAGGTCCATCGAGAGGAGGAGAGAGCAACCATCATCACACAGGTCATCTACAGCATCAAAGGATGGAGGTGATGTGAGGTCCAAAAGGAGAAGGTCTAGATCAAGCTCCAGAGAGCAGAGGCGAAGAGTGGATGCGTCTTCttcagaaagaaagagtgaggtcCTTCATCAGAAAGAAAGAAGCCGCAACAAATCATTAGTGTCCACTGCAACTGAGGCAAAAGAGACAGTTTACAGTTTGAAGAAAAATGTAGTGGCACTGAAGAAGGAAACAGAGTCTGGAGAAGAGCAGTGTGAGACTGGAATTTCTGTTGCGTCCATTAAAAAGGAGAATGAACCCAGCAGTCTTGGCTGTTCAGCATCAATTGATCTAACCGATGCAAACACCAAGGAGACTTCTTCAGTTGTTATGACAAACGAACGACAGCCAGCCAAACCCAAAGAAATCAAACTAGAAAACACCTGCACACTTAGTGAGGCTGAAGAGGCCAAACTGCAAAAAGATATAAAAGTAGAGACTGAACAAAGCAATACATTGTTTGAAGAATTACTGAAGCCAGATGAAATTAAAAAAGAAGAACTCACTACCTCAGGTGTCCCCAAAACATCCCAAGAATTGAATGACATTTGTATTATGAAAGCATCTACACCCAGTAACCAGACCAGTCACTTATTACATCAGGAAGACAAAAGTACGCATGACATTATAGAACCCCCAAAACAAGTCAAAATAGAGCAGATTTGgcctgatgaagatgatgatagtggtggtggtggttttgatgatgatgatgatgatgatgatgatgataataatgaccCCTGCAGTGATAGTGCTCTCGTCATTAATTTGTCCACACCTGACCCTACTCCTGTGGAATGTGATAAAGAGCCTGATGGTGAACTGACAAGCCTGCCTGTGGTGGAAAAGGAAGAGATGGAGGTAGTACCCATCCAGACACCATGCCCTGTGAAGCAAGAACCTGTGGACTCGTCAGATGAAGATATCAATGTGGACTACTTAATTGACAACTTGGACTTCATTAAAAAGGAGTTAAAGGAGGAGGATTCTGTCACTGATCCTCCAGGTTCTGCAGAGCCTCCTACTCTCATGAAGGAGGTCTCAGGAGGGGCAAAGCAGGAGATAGAGCCAGCTTTAGTAATCGGAGGTACTAAGGCCAAATCGCAGGGAAAACGAGTTACCTGGAACATACAAGAACCTGAGGGTCCTCCACCAGAAAAAATGAGCA AACTTGCGCTTTTCAAGCTGAAACTGAAGCAGGAAGGATCCCGCAAGGCTGCTTCCACCGCTTCCACACAGAGCTCTAGTCAG taCATGAAGAAGCTTCACATGCAGGAGCGAGCTGTAGAAGAGGTGAAACTCGCCATCAAACCTTTTTATCAGAAAAGAGACATAACAAAGGAGGAGTATAAAGAGATCTTGCGAAAGGCTGTTCAGAAG GTGTGTCACAGTAAGAGTGGTGAGATTAACCCAGTCAAAGTAGCCAACCTTGTCAAAGCGTACGTGGATAAGTATAAACACGCCCGGAAGCATCGTAAAGGCGAAAGCTTGGGACAGGGCCAAAATACTGAAGGCCCAAGAGACTCTGAAACAACGGGGTGA